A window of Phycobacter azelaicus contains these coding sequences:
- a CDS encoding MFS transporter has product MTQSMTTPDDTVAKKNVAILVMAQAFLGAQMPMIFTIGGLAGQSLASNPCFATLPISLIVAGSMMAATPISAIMQRWGRRAGFFTGALFGALGGVVGAYGLYLGSFPIFLLGSLLTGVYMSAHGFYRFAAADTASEEFRPKAISYVMAGGLLSAIIGPQLVKATSQAFVVPFMGTYMAVIAVNVFGAALFLFLNIPKPPVPSQDAPKGRSRVELLKTPVIAVSVICAMVSYALMNLVMTSTPLAVVGCGFTEGNAADVVTAHVLAMYVPSFFTGHLIARFGVHKIVAAGLVILAAAGAVALSGVELEDFFIALVLLGIGWNFGFIGATTMLAGAHEPHERGRMQGLNDLLVFGGVTMASLASGGLMNCSGGNPVDGWNAVNMAMAPFLVLAGGALLWLVLRPKQI; this is encoded by the coding sequence ATGACACAGAGCATGACCACCCCCGACGATACCGTCGCCAAGAAGAACGTTGCCATCCTGGTGATGGCGCAGGCCTTCCTTGGTGCGCAGATGCCGATGATTTTCACCATTGGCGGCCTGGCGGGGCAATCGCTCGCCTCAAACCCCTGTTTCGCAACCTTGCCGATCTCGCTGATCGTGGCAGGATCGATGATGGCGGCAACGCCGATTTCGGCCATCATGCAGCGGTGGGGGCGCCGCGCGGGGTTCTTTACAGGTGCTCTGTTTGGTGCACTTGGCGGCGTCGTGGGGGCCTATGGTCTTTACCTCGGATCCTTTCCGATTTTCCTTCTGGGCAGTCTTCTGACCGGCGTCTACATGAGTGCGCATGGCTTTTACCGCTTTGCCGCCGCCGATACGGCATCAGAAGAGTTCCGTCCCAAGGCGATTTCCTATGTGATGGCCGGCGGCCTGCTGTCGGCGATCATTGGGCCGCAACTTGTCAAGGCGACCAGCCAAGCCTTTGTCGTGCCCTTCATGGGCACCTACATGGCCGTCATTGCGGTAAATGTCTTCGGCGCGGCGTTGTTCCTATTCCTGAACATACCAAAACCACCGGTACCGAGCCAGGATGCGCCGAAGGGCCGGAGCCGGGTCGAACTCCTGAAAACGCCGGTGATCGCCGTCTCCGTGATCTGCGCAATGGTCTCCTATGCGCTGATGAACCTCGTGATGACCTCAACGCCGCTGGCAGTGGTCGGCTGCGGCTTCACCGAAGGCAACGCGGCGGATGTGGTAACCGCCCACGTTCTGGCGATGTATGTGCCTTCCTTCTTTACCGGGCACCTCATTGCGCGGTTCGGCGTGCACAAGATCGTCGCGGCAGGCCTCGTGATCCTCGCCGCTGCGGGAGCGGTTGCCCTCAGTGGTGTCGAACTCGAGGACTTCTTCATCGCGCTGGTCCTGCTGGGCATCGGCTGGAACTTCGGCTTTATTGGCGCCACCACCATGCTGGCCGGTGCGCATGAGCCGCACGAGCGCGGCCGGATGCAGGGCCTCAATGACCTTCTCGTCTTTGGCGGTGTCACCATGGCATCGCTGGCCTCGGGCGGGTTGATGAACTGCTCAGGCGGCAATCCGGTGGACGGCTGGAACGCGGTCAACATGGCCATGGCGCCTTTCCTGGTTCTCGCAGGCGGCGCGCTTCTTTGGTTGGTTCTGCGCCCAAAGCAGATTTAA
- a CDS encoding squalene/phytoene synthase family protein yields MEFDDDLKGCAELVRQGDPDRFLATMAAPVAARPVLFALYAFNLELSRAPWASQESMIAEMRVQWWRDVGAELAESQPVRRHYVATPLGRLLRPDLAGHIDAMAEARRWDIYRDPFDDEAAFEAYIDATSGSLMWMAAGSLGEADENTVRAFGRGVGIANWLRAIPELEKQKRVPMLDGTAEGVRRLAAQGYESIQTARKDRSSVSKEAGVALLAGWQAHDILKQAMKEPERVAVGALGSSEFRRRTSLMLRAALGRW; encoded by the coding sequence GTGGAGTTTGACGACGATCTGAAAGGCTGCGCTGAGCTTGTCCGCCAGGGCGATCCGGACCGGTTCCTCGCCACCATGGCTGCGCCGGTTGCTGCGCGGCCTGTGCTTTTCGCGCTCTACGCGTTCAATCTGGAATTGTCGCGCGCGCCCTGGGCGAGCCAGGAAAGCATGATCGCAGAAATGCGTGTTCAATGGTGGCGGGATGTCGGGGCTGAGCTCGCAGAAAGCCAACCTGTGCGCCGTCACTATGTGGCGACCCCTCTTGGACGGCTTCTGCGGCCCGATCTGGCGGGGCATATCGATGCCATGGCAGAGGCGCGGCGCTGGGATATCTACCGGGATCCGTTCGACGATGAAGCGGCGTTTGAGGCCTATATCGATGCGACGTCCGGCAGCCTCATGTGGATGGCCGCAGGCTCACTTGGCGAAGCGGATGAAAACACAGTACGGGCCTTTGGGCGCGGTGTTGGTATCGCCAATTGGTTGCGGGCCATCCCCGAACTGGAAAAACAAAAGCGTGTCCCCATGCTGGATGGCACGGCTGAAGGTGTGCGAAGGCTGGCCGCGCAGGGATATGAGTCCATCCAAACGGCCCGCAAAGACCGTTCTTCCGTTTCCAAGGAAGCAGGCGTTGCCTTGCTGGCCGGATGGCAGGCCCATGACATACTGAAACAGGCCATGAAAGAGCCAGAGCGGGTGGCTGTCGGCGCGCTTGGCTCCAGCGAGTTTCGTCGTCGGACAAGCCTGATGCTTCGCGCGGCCCTCGGGCGTTGGTAG
- the cimA gene encoding citramalate synthase, with protein MTKERLYLYDTTLRDGQQTQGVQFSTAEKQQIARALDDLGIDYIEGGWPGANPTDSAFFEVAPQMHARLAAFGMTKRAGRSAANDDVLAAVMNAGTDTVCLVGKAHDYHVTAALGISLEENLENIGASIAHIVAEGREALYDAEHFFDGYKDNPEYAVAACRAALDAGARWVVLCDTNGGTMPAEVHRIVSEVIAAGIPGDRLGIHTHNDTENAVACSLAAVDAGVRQVQGTLNGLGERCGNANLTTLIPSLLLKEPYASAFETGVSLDALKGLTQLSRMLDDILNRVPMKQAPYVGASAFAHKAGLHASAILKDPSTYEHIEPERVGNARIIPMSNQAGQSNLRKRLMDAGLKVDKGDPALARILERIKAREDEGYSYDTAQASFELLAREELGQLPTFFEVKRYKVTVERRKNKYNKMISLSEAVVVVKVDGEKRLSVSESMDETGSDRGPVNALAKALAKDLGRYSEVIDDMRLVDFKVRITQGGTEAVTRVVIDSVDNQGRRWSTVGVSPNIIDASFEALLDAIRWKLIRDCSGQST; from the coding sequence ATGACCAAGGAACGTCTCTACCTATATGACACCACCCTGCGGGACGGTCAGCAGACGCAGGGTGTGCAGTTCTCGACCGCCGAGAAACAGCAGATCGCCCGCGCGCTGGATGATCTCGGGATCGACTATATCGAAGGCGGCTGGCCCGGCGCCAACCCAACCGACAGCGCCTTTTTCGAGGTGGCGCCCCAGATGCACGCGCGGCTGGCGGCCTTTGGCATGACCAAACGGGCTGGGCGCTCGGCCGCCAATGACGATGTGCTGGCCGCGGTGATGAATGCGGGCACCGATACGGTTTGCCTCGTGGGCAAGGCGCATGACTATCACGTGACGGCCGCCCTTGGTATCAGCCTTGAAGAAAACCTCGAGAACATCGGCGCCTCGATTGCGCATATTGTCGCCGAAGGCCGCGAGGCGCTTTACGACGCAGAACATTTCTTTGATGGCTATAAGGACAACCCTGAATATGCCGTCGCCGCCTGCCGCGCGGCGCTGGATGCCGGTGCGCGCTGGGTGGTGCTTTGCGATACAAATGGCGGCACCATGCCTGCCGAGGTACATCGCATCGTGTCTGAGGTGATTGCTGCTGGCATTCCCGGAGATCGCCTCGGTATCCATACCCACAACGACACCGAAAACGCAGTCGCCTGTTCGCTGGCGGCTGTGGATGCAGGCGTGCGGCAAGTGCAGGGTACGCTCAACGGGCTGGGGGAGCGGTGCGGAAATGCAAATCTCACCACGTTGATCCCCTCTTTGCTGCTGAAAGAACCCTATGCGAGCGCCTTTGAGACGGGCGTTTCACTGGATGCCCTGAAAGGTCTAACGCAGCTCAGCCGGATGCTCGATGACATACTGAACCGCGTGCCGATGAAACAGGCGCCCTATGTCGGGGCGTCTGCCTTTGCCCACAAGGCGGGGCTGCATGCCAGCGCGATTCTGAAAGACCCGTCAACCTATGAGCACATTGAGCCCGAACGTGTAGGCAATGCGCGCATCATCCCGATGTCGAACCAGGCCGGTCAGTCCAACTTGCGCAAACGGCTGATGGACGCGGGGCTTAAGGTTGATAAAGGCGATCCGGCGCTGGCGCGCATTCTTGAGCGCATCAAGGCCCGCGAGGATGAGGGGTATTCCTACGACACGGCACAGGCCTCCTTCGAGCTGCTCGCCCGGGAGGAACTGGGGCAACTCCCGACCTTCTTTGAGGTCAAGCGGTACAAGGTCACGGTGGAGCGGCGTAAGAACAAATACAACAAGATGATCAGCCTCTCGGAGGCGGTTGTAGTGGTCAAGGTGGACGGCGAAAAGCGCCTCTCAGTCAGCGAATCCATGGATGAAACCGGCAGCGACCGCGGGCCGGTGAACGCGCTGGCCAAGGCGCTGGCCAAGGATCTGGGCCGCTATTCCGAGGTGATTGACGATATGCGCCTTGTGGACTTCAAGGTGCGCATCACCCAAGGCGGCACCGAGGCCGTCACTAGGGTAGTGATCGACAGTGTCGACAATCAGGGACGCCGCTGGTCCACTGTTGGTGTCAGCCCTAACATAATAGATGCGTCCTTTGAGGCGCTGTTGGACGCGATCCGTTGGAAGTTGATCCGCGATTGCAGCGGGCAGAGCACGTGA
- the cysS gene encoding cysteine--tRNA ligase produces MTTDTVLKLHNTKTRKKEVFTPINANDVRMYVCGPTVYDRAHLGNARPVVVFDVLYRLLRHVYGADHVTYARNFTDVDDKINARAAESGRPIGEITAETTQWFLDDMGALGALEPNHMPRATEFIPQMIAMIEELIAKGHAYAAEGHVLFAVDSWREGYGKLSGRSVDDMIAGSRVEVAPYKKNPMDFVLWKPSSEDLPGWDSPWGRGRPGWHIECSAMSYELLGETFDIHGGGNDLMFPHHENEIAQSCCAHPEGEFARYWLHNEMLQVEGKKMSKSLGNFFTVHDLLEQGVPGEVIRFVFLSTHYRKPMDWTEKKAKEAEATLRKWRALTKGIEPSAKAAAAVLEALADDLNTAGVIAELHRLAAAGDAAGLLASAQMVGLLQEDMGAWAAGPTVDLSTHEARLFEARQAAMDSKDFSEVDRLKSAYMAAGLEVRMSKTGVELVPGPGFDPAKLDDL; encoded by the coding sequence ATGACGACCGACACAGTACTCAAGCTGCACAATACAAAGACCCGCAAGAAAGAGGTCTTTACCCCGATCAACGCCAATGATGTGCGGATGTATGTCTGTGGCCCGACGGTCTATGACCGGGCGCACCTTGGGAATGCGCGCCCCGTGGTTGTGTTTGATGTGCTTTACCGGCTGCTGCGCCATGTTTACGGCGCCGATCACGTGACCTATGCGCGCAACTTCACCGACGTGGATGACAAGATCAACGCGCGCGCCGCCGAAAGTGGCCGACCGATCGGCGAAATCACCGCCGAGACAACCCAGTGGTTCCTCGATGACATGGGCGCCCTTGGCGCGCTGGAGCCGAACCATATGCCGCGGGCGACCGAGTTCATCCCGCAGATGATCGCCATGATCGAAGAGCTGATCGCCAAGGGCCACGCCTATGCGGCCGAAGGACACGTGCTGTTTGCCGTGGACAGCTGGCGCGAGGGCTACGGGAAGCTGTCGGGGCGTTCGGTCGATGATATGATCGCCGGCTCCAGGGTTGAGGTCGCGCCTTACAAGAAGAATCCGATGGATTTTGTGCTGTGGAAGCCGTCTAGCGAGGATCTGCCCGGCTGGGACAGCCCCTGGGGGCGCGGACGGCCCGGCTGGCATATTGAATGTTCCGCCATGTCCTATGAACTGCTCGGGGAGACCTTTGATATTCATGGCGGCGGTAACGATCTGATGTTCCCGCACCATGAAAACGAGATCGCCCAAAGCTGCTGCGCCCATCCCGAAGGAGAGTTTGCCCGCTATTGGCTGCACAACGAGATGCTGCAGGTCGAGGGGAAGAAGATGTCGAAATCGCTCGGCAACTTTTTCACCGTGCATGACCTGCTTGAGCAGGGTGTACCGGGTGAGGTGATCCGCTTTGTGTTTCTGTCGACCCATTATCGCAAACCGATGGACTGGACCGAGAAAAAGGCAAAGGAAGCGGAGGCGACCCTGCGAAAGTGGCGGGCCTTGACGAAGGGCATAGAGCCCTCCGCCAAGGCTGCTGCCGCGGTACTGGAGGCGCTGGCGGATGATCTCAATACCGCCGGGGTGATTGCAGAGCTGCACAGGCTGGCCGCCGCAGGGGATGCGGCTGGGCTGCTGGCCTCAGCCCAGATGGTTGGCCTGTTGCAAGAGGATATGGGCGCATGGGCCGCAGGTCCCACCGTGGATCTGTCGACCCACGAGGCGCGGTTGTTCGAGGCCCGTCAGGCGGCCATGGACAGCAAGGACTTTTCCGAAGTGGACCGTTTGAAATCGGCCTATATGGCGGCCGGGCTTGAGGTCCGCATGAGCAAGACAGGCGTCGAACTGGTGCCGGGGCCGGGGTTCGATCCGGCCAAGCTGGATGACCTCTGA
- a CDS encoding trimethylamine methyltransferase family protein produces MTELSLRRVSGRSGGRSARRAARSAPLATDLRPVRPGLSGGTYNALSDADVQKIHLAALDALERIGLADAPPSGVAILTDAGCTEGPDGRLRFPRALVEDMLAKANRSVTLCSRDGQTDLDLSGTRVHYGTAGAAVHMVDVSGRQYRESTVQDLHDAARICDALDNIHFVQRPMVCRDISDNRELDLNTIYACCSGTFKHIGTSFTDPSFVAPAIEMLHLIAGGEEKWRERPFVSNSNCFVVPPMKFATESCLVMEECIRHGMPVLLLSAGMAGATAPSTIAGAIVQAVAECLAGLVYVNAIKPGHPAIFGTWPFGLDLRTGAMTGGSGEQALLTSGCAQMHRFYGLPGGAAAGIADSKLPDMQAGWEQMCSNVMAGLSGVNMIYEAAGMHASLLGFCHESLILGDDLIGQALRCVRGIEVTDETLALDQIAEVCLGGSGHYLGTEQTLSRMQSDHLYPSLGDRSSPKEWEEKGKPDLLDKARQKKEDILSRRSPARFAPDLDRALRNSFRIHLPS; encoded by the coding sequence ATGACAGAACTTTCCCTAAGACGCGTCTCCGGCCGCAGCGGCGGACGCAGCGCGCGCCGTGCAGCCCGTTCAGCCCCCCTCGCTACGGACCTGCGTCCGGTTCGGCCTGGGCTATCCGGTGGCACGTACAACGCCTTGAGCGACGCTGATGTTCAAAAGATCCACTTGGCAGCACTTGACGCGCTGGAACGCATCGGTTTGGCGGATGCCCCTCCCAGCGGCGTCGCGATCCTCACGGATGCAGGGTGCACCGAAGGGCCCGACGGGCGGCTGCGGTTTCCGCGCGCTCTTGTCGAGGACATGCTGGCCAAGGCGAACCGATCTGTCACTTTGTGCAGCCGCGATGGCCAAACCGATCTAGACCTCAGCGGAACCCGCGTCCACTACGGCACCGCAGGGGCGGCTGTGCATATGGTCGATGTGTCCGGACGGCAGTACCGAGAATCCACGGTGCAGGATCTGCATGACGCTGCCCGCATCTGCGATGCGCTCGACAACATCCACTTTGTGCAGCGCCCTATGGTCTGCCGCGACATCAGCGATAACAGGGAACTCGATCTCAACACGATCTATGCCTGCTGCTCGGGCACGTTCAAACATATCGGCACGTCCTTCACCGACCCGAGCTTTGTCGCTCCGGCCATCGAAATGCTACACCTGATCGCAGGAGGAGAGGAAAAGTGGCGCGAACGTCCCTTTGTGTCGAACTCCAACTGTTTCGTGGTGCCGCCCATGAAGTTCGCCACCGAAAGCTGCTTGGTCATGGAGGAATGCATCCGCCATGGTATGCCCGTGCTGTTGCTGTCGGCGGGCATGGCCGGCGCCACGGCCCCATCGACAATCGCCGGGGCGATCGTTCAGGCCGTCGCCGAATGCCTTGCAGGCCTTGTTTATGTAAATGCCATAAAGCCCGGGCACCCCGCCATTTTTGGCACTTGGCCCTTTGGGCTGGACCTACGGACCGGGGCAATGACAGGGGGATCAGGCGAGCAAGCCCTGTTGACGTCGGGCTGTGCGCAAATGCACCGGTTCTACGGATTGCCCGGCGGGGCGGCCGCAGGCATTGCCGATTCAAAACTTCCTGACATGCAAGCCGGCTGGGAGCAGATGTGCTCCAACGTGATGGCGGGCCTGTCGGGGGTCAACATGATCTACGAGGCGGCTGGCATGCATGCCTCTCTGCTGGGCTTTTGCCATGAATCGCTGATCCTGGGCGATGACCTGATCGGTCAGGCACTGCGCTGCGTGCGCGGTATCGAAGTCACCGATGAGACCCTGGCCCTTGATCAAATCGCAGAGGTCTGCCTGGGCGGCAGCGGACACTATCTGGGCACCGAACAGACCCTGTCGCGCATGCAGTCAGATCACCTCTATCCGTCGCTCGGCGATCGCAGCTCTCCAAAGGAATGGGAGGAGAAAGGAAAACCCGATCTTCTCGACAAGGCGCGTCAGAAAAAAGAGGATATCCTGTCCCGCAGAAGTCCGGCCCGTTTTGCGCCCGACCTTGACCGAGCGTTGCGCAATAGCTTCAGGATCCATCTGCCGAGTTAA
- a CDS encoding FkbM family methyltransferase produces the protein MRRQVKRWMTGILQPWRKVFFQSFDRFLADQKEQERLNFTGIGPGSVVFDFGGFEGNWAADMHARYGCKVQVFEPHPAFAARLLERFSDNADISVHDFALGSTDGTLDLSDDGDASSALHSDPGQSVAGKICSVRDFFAAHDFPEIALMKINIEGGEYDLLPALAECNVLDRTETLQIQFHLFEESHILLRDEIVDAIEKTHSAQWSYPFVWEQWRRR, from the coding sequence ATGAGACGGCAAGTAAAACGCTGGATGACCGGTATCCTGCAGCCATGGCGCAAGGTGTTTTTCCAGTCTTTTGATCGCTTTCTTGCAGACCAGAAAGAACAGGAGCGTCTCAACTTTACCGGAATAGGGCCCGGATCGGTCGTGTTTGATTTCGGCGGCTTCGAAGGGAACTGGGCCGCCGACATGCACGCGCGCTATGGCTGCAAAGTCCAGGTATTCGAACCTCACCCCGCCTTTGCTGCACGCCTGCTGGAACGGTTTTCGGATAACGCGGATATTTCGGTCCATGATTTTGCCCTCGGCAGCACGGATGGCACTCTGGATCTATCCGATGACGGCGACGCCTCCTCTGCTCTGCACAGCGACCCAGGTCAAAGCGTAGCAGGCAAGATCTGCAGTGTTCGGGATTTTTTCGCGGCGCATGACTTCCCGGAAATCGCACTGATGAAGATCAATATTGAGGGCGGTGAATACGACCTGCTACCCGCGCTGGCGGAGTGCAACGTGCTAGACAGAACGGAAACGCTCCAGATTCAGTTCCACCTGTTTGAGGAATCCCATATCCTCTTGCGCGACGAGATCGTGGATGCAATCGAGAAAACCCATAGCGCCCAGTGGAGCTATCCATTTGTCTGGGAACAATGGCGCCGCCGGTAA
- a CDS encoding glycosyltransferase family 25 protein, whose product MQQIPIFLINLDRSTDRLEDISRRLSAMNLTFERIPAVNSDDIPDEQAERLLSYRSGHLPLGKGEMGCFLSHRKVWKEIIDRGLTWAFVAEDDLHLAHAEAFFENSNWLPTDAHIVKAETARQRVFLSTELHSEVAGHELRLLKSYHGGSAGYFVSATGAALLLKESETRCDALDHVLFHHWIGIVQQMTVYQMDPAICVQDYLLGGPQKRGFRSTLNSDRKDSRRTQGIKGKPKGLAKIWRELSRPFTRLARKVSDALRNFLGTARIKFIPYAGEQKP is encoded by the coding sequence ATGCAGCAAATCCCCATTTTCCTCATCAATCTCGACCGCTCCACCGACCGGCTTGAGGATATCTCACGCCGCCTCTCAGCGATGAACCTGACCTTCGAACGCATACCGGCTGTTAATTCAGATGATATCCCTGATGAGCAGGCCGAACGTCTGCTGTCCTATCGCTCAGGGCACCTTCCCTTGGGCAAGGGAGAGATGGGGTGTTTCCTGAGCCACAGGAAGGTTTGGAAAGAGATCATTGACCGGGGGCTGACCTGGGCCTTTGTCGCCGAGGACGATCTGCATCTCGCCCATGCAGAAGCGTTTTTTGAAAATAGCAACTGGCTGCCAACGGATGCCCATATCGTAAAGGCCGAGACCGCACGGCAGCGCGTTTTTCTTTCGACAGAGCTGCACTCTGAGGTTGCCGGGCATGAATTGAGGCTCCTGAAGTCATACCACGGTGGCAGCGCTGGTTATTTCGTCTCAGCCACGGGCGCAGCTCTGCTGTTGAAAGAAAGCGAGACCAGGTGCGATGCCTTGGATCACGTGTTGTTCCACCACTGGATTGGCATCGTCCAGCAGATGACCGTGTATCAAATGGACCCGGCCATCTGCGTTCAGGACTACCTGTTGGGCGGACCCCAAAAGCGCGGGTTTCGCAGCACGCTCAACAGCGACCGCAAGGACAGCCGACGCACCCAGGGGATCAAGGGCAAGCCAAAAGGTCTCGCCAAGATCTGGCGCGAGCTGAGCCGCCCCTTCACGCGGCTTGCCCGCAAGGTGTCCGATGCGCTGCGCAACTTCCTGGGAACGGCGCGTATCAAATTCATTCCCTACGCCGGTGAGCAAAAGCCGTGA
- a CDS encoding glycosyltransferase family 25 protein, with translation MIPLFYINLDSQTERRDWFEEQCATLGLTAIRVAATNGRALEPQALEAIRSKRLLDVHFGPAEIGCFLSHCAAWRMLLASERDWGFIAEDDIHLATDSTTFFESSDWIPDDARLIKAESTFKKCHLGQQQHSVTATRHLRRLHSLHGGGGGYFLHREAAEILLQLAQTVAEPADLLVFNPDLGFFSEVIAYQIYPAIGAQDLFFEEPIHGFVKSTLEQERQTLRKHPSGAKLWRETKRPFGQLLNALRTTYETHVLGSKFEVVPFAPSATAPPKILRKRFR, from the coding sequence GTGATCCCCCTGTTCTACATCAATCTCGACAGTCAGACGGAGCGCCGTGACTGGTTCGAAGAGCAGTGCGCCACCCTTGGCCTGACAGCGATCCGCGTTGCCGCAACCAACGGGCGCGCGCTCGAACCTCAAGCCCTTGAGGCGATCCGCAGCAAACGCCTCCTTGATGTGCACTTTGGCCCTGCCGAGATTGGCTGTTTCTTGAGTCATTGTGCCGCTTGGCGCATGCTTCTTGCATCAGAACGTGACTGGGGATTCATTGCCGAAGATGATATTCATCTTGCCACCGACAGCACTACCTTCTTTGAAAGCTCCGACTGGATCCCAGACGATGCGCGATTGATAAAGGCAGAGAGCACCTTCAAGAAATGTCACCTAGGTCAGCAGCAGCATTCTGTTACAGCGACACGGCATCTGCGCCGCCTGCATAGCCTGCATGGCGGGGGTGGCGGTTACTTCCTGCACCGGGAAGCCGCCGAAATACTGTTGCAGCTCGCCCAAACGGTGGCCGAGCCTGCTGATCTTCTGGTGTTCAATCCAGACCTCGGCTTTTTCTCCGAGGTGATCGCTTATCAGATCTACCCGGCGATTGGCGCACAGGACCTTTTCTTTGAAGAGCCGATTCATGGCTTTGTAAAAAGCACGCTAGAGCAGGAGCGCCAAACCCTGCGAAAGCACCCGTCGGGGGCAAAGCTCTGGCGCGAGACCAAGCGCCCATTCGGCCAGCTTTTGAACGCACTAAGAACCACATATGAAACCCACGTTCTGGGTAGTAAGTTTGAGGTCGTGCCATTTGCCCCCTCCGCGACGGCCCCACCAAAAATCCTGCGAAAGAGGTTCAGATGA
- a CDS encoding alpha-1,2-fucosyltransferase, whose translation MIIVRLDGGLGNQMFQYAAGKALAKHNGVDLGLDLRVYDGPSQFDYGLHHFNISGKILTGSELPPLRKENKLRYLAWRAGLSGPRFIEQHGDAFDPGFFGYGASSYLKGYWQSERFFASCADTIHHEFSITTPQTDENRALADSIQSKNAVSLHVRRGDYVSDPLANATHGLCTMAYYEKALAHVASVTQDDIEVFVFSDDPEWAHQNMQLDYKKTVVDLNDSDHQYEDLRLMSLCRHNIIANSSFSWWGAWLNRNAEKTVVAPSTWFRQAEKKNPDICPVDWVRI comes from the coding sequence ATGATCATCGTCCGTTTGGATGGCGGCCTTGGAAACCAAATGTTCCAATATGCCGCCGGCAAGGCTCTCGCCAAGCACAATGGTGTTGATCTTGGACTGGACCTGAGAGTCTATGATGGCCCTTCACAGTTCGACTACGGGCTGCATCATTTTAATATTTCGGGGAAAATCCTCACGGGATCAGAGCTGCCCCCACTCAGAAAGGAAAACAAGCTGCGCTACCTTGCGTGGCGGGCGGGTCTTTCTGGTCCCCGGTTTATTGAACAGCACGGTGATGCCTTTGATCCCGGTTTCTTTGGCTACGGCGCATCCAGCTATCTGAAAGGCTACTGGCAAAGCGAGCGTTTCTTTGCCTCCTGCGCCGATACCATTCACCACGAATTCTCGATCACCACGCCCCAAACGGATGAAAACCGTGCCCTGGCTGACAGTATCCAATCGAAAAATGCTGTCTCACTCCACGTGCGGCGCGGTGATTACGTGAGCGATCCTTTGGCCAATGCAACCCATGGCCTTTGCACCATGGCCTACTACGAAAAGGCTCTAGCCCATGTGGCCAGCGTCACGCAGGATGACATCGAAGTGTTCGTTTTCTCCGACGATCCGGAATGGGCGCATCAGAACATGCAGCTGGACTACAAGAAAACCGTCGTGGATCTCAATGACAGCGACCACCAGTACGAGGACCTGCGCCTGATGTCCTTGTGCCGACACAACATCATCGCCAATTCATCCTTTTCCTGGTGGGGCGCGTGGCTCAATCGCAATGCTGAAAAAACCGTCGTGGCGCCCTCTACATGGTTCCGGCAGGCGGAAAAGAAGAACCCTGATATATGCCCGGTGGACTGGGTCCGCATCTAG